AACTGTCAATTTAAGTAAGACTATTTATTATATCAATGATTTATTAATATAAAAAAAGCACTTCATTGCTGAAGTGCCAAAATTAACTTGAAATGAGATATAGAAGAGTGATTGATTTTACAATTTTACTTTTTTATTAATGACTTTTCCATTAGAAAGGGTGATTTGTACCAGATATACACCGGATTCTAAATTTCTGGATTCAAATAAAGGCTTATTGACTTCCTGCTGAACGATCAGCGCCCCGGAAATACTGTAAATGCTGATGTTTTTAATATCATTGACGGATTTTGCAATAATCTGCTGTCTCTGAGAATAAATATCGGTCGTATTTTCAGCAGATAACGTACTTCCAATCGCTTTATTGAATTGAAGATTATAATAAGGAGTTACCACTTCAAAGGTGTAGTTTTTATTCTCCATATCCTGTACATTAATACCTCCGGCTTCACGATATTGTTTTTGAGAAATACTTTTTACCAACGTTTTATTTTCATCAAAAATGTTCACGGCTGTAAGTTCATCCTGATCTACTTTTAATTGTAAAAGTGAAGAGGTAGCAGACTGTACAATTTCGTTTTCAGCAATTTCTTTAGGGGTGTTTTTGATGTATGGAATTACTTTATTTTCATTGTTTTCCGATACTTTCAATAGATAAACTCCGTCCTTTAAAGTTGATAAGTTACGTTCATTGGCTGTTCTGCTTTGAGTTTTTTCTTTATTAAAATCTGTAATTTCAACCAACTGCATGCTGCCCAAATCCGGTTTGATCTGTGAAGATAGGAGGGATGGCTTTTCAGAGATTTTCTCTGCCGGCTGCTTACCGAAAATAGATCCTGCAATAGCCCATTCATTAAGAAGTCCGCCACTTCGTAGTGTATTGAATTTGGCGTTGGAAGCTAGAGTGAATGGAAGGATTCCTCCAACATGTCCCAGTGGTCCCCAGTAAAAAGAATCCAGTTTGTATTTATTCAGATCCCACCAAGGATAATATCCGCGCTGAACATCAATAGTTTTGGAAGTATTTTCAGGCGGAATAGCTAAATCAACAGTAGAATGGCCTAGTGTCATAGGTGTTTTGTTGTACCAGTCGTACACATCCTTAGGTTTCATGCACTGTCTTAGCTTGTTATTGGGATTATTGGTGACATCATTCACGAAGCTGGTTGTAAAGAGTTTTCTCCATATCACAGGACCCCATAAAAGCCCGCCATTATCCTGAACAACGTGGTAATTGTATTTATCAAGGTATTCTGCAGAAATAACTTCTGAA
The window above is part of the Chryseobacterium sp. MA9 genome. Proteins encoded here:
- a CDS encoding T9SS type A sorting domain-containing protein; its protein translation is MKKITTFLLGITAPFYFAQQAGDVVSAEQKLDLTPQGVINFISNNLGDQDAPEFAGYLNSFNVGLKGYKITYYTKNENNVLVKATGLLMYPNVGFKLSTVVSDHGTTDRRNNVPSNFKGALTAGFVVELSYVLNGYILMAPDYVGMGTGDGVHPYVDYATEAGATIDFITAANKVLGQLGVKRYDEYFLAGYSQGAHAAMSTLKRLSISNPNNIKFKYAYMGDGPYDFSGVTLNKGVLEKDIYPFTSFLANVLHTCNNTGYKTYNSNISEVISAEYLDKYNYHVVQDNGGLLWGPVIWRKLFTTSFVNDVTNNPNNKLRQCMKPKDVYDWYNKTPMTLGHSTVDLAIPPENTSKTIDVQRGYYPWWDLNKYKLDSFYWGPLGHVGGILPFTLASNAKFNTLRSGGLLNEWAIAGSIFGKQPAEKISEKPSLLSSQIKPDLGSMQLVEITDFNKEKTQSRTANERNLSTLKDGVYLLKVSENNENKVIPYIKNTPKEIAENEIVQSATSSLLQLKVDQDELTAVNIFDENKTLVKSISQKQYREAGGINVQDMENKNYTFEVVTPYYNLQFNKAIGSTLSAENTTDIYSQRQQIIAKSVNDIKNISIYSISGALIVQQEVNKPLFESRNLESGVYLVQITLSNGKVINKKVKL